Proteins from one Amycolatopsis benzoatilytica AK 16/65 genomic window:
- a CDS encoding SAV_915 family protein codes for MTNPNLPPALYLPTGPAGPTTDGQTGANVELRRTPDGRTALVAFTALDRLVSCCGEHQPWILVNTENLPLVHQVQPYDVIVLDSELPAELRHPAAH; via the coding sequence GTGACGAACCCCAACCTTCCTCCTGCTCTCTATCTGCCGACCGGGCCGGCCGGGCCGACCACCGACGGCCAGACCGGCGCGAACGTCGAACTGCGCCGCACGCCGGACGGCCGGACCGCGCTGGTCGCGTTCACCGCGCTGGACCGGCTGGTCTCTTGCTGCGGCGAGCACCAGCCGTGGATCCTGGTCAACACCGAGAATCTGCCGCTGGTCCACCAGGTCCAGCCCTACGACGTGATCGTGCTGGACTCCGAGCTGCCCGCCGAGCTGCGCCATCCCGCGGCGCACTGA
- a CDS encoding acetyl/propionyl/methylcrotonyl-CoA carboxylase subunit alpha, translating to MSEQDTASTGGPVTKILVANRGEIAVRVIRAAKDAGLQSVAVYAEPDRDAPHVRLADEAFALGGHTAAESYLAIDKILDAAKRSGADSIHPGYGFLSENAEFAQSVLDAGLTWIGPSPQSIRDLGDKVTARHIAMRAGAPLVPGTKEPVKDASEIIAFADEHGLPVAIKAAFGGGGRGLKVARTREEIPELFESATREAVAAFGRGECFVERYLDKPRHVEAQVLADQHGNAIVVGTRDCSLQRRHQKLVEEAPAPFLSDDQRARIHESAKAICKEAGYYGAGTVEYLVAVDGTISFLEVNTRLQVEHPVSEETTGIDLVREMFRIARGEKLRITEDPVPRGHSIEFRINGEDAGRGFLPAPGTVTKFVAPSGPGVRVDSGVESGSVIGGQFDSMLAKLIVTGSDRQNALERSRRALAEFEVEGMATVLPFDRVIVDDPAFIGDENGFSVHTRWIETEFDNRIEPFTAPDVEAEEETPRQNVVVEVGGRRLEVSLPGGLALGGGAAAAATKAKPRKRAGGAKAAVSGDAVTAPMQGTIVKIAVEEGQHVEAGELIMVLEAMKMENPVTAHKAGTVTGLSVEVGAAVTQGTQLLELKD from the coding sequence GTGAGCGAGCAGGACACCGCGAGCACGGGCGGTCCGGTGACCAAGATCCTGGTCGCGAACCGGGGCGAGATCGCGGTTCGGGTGATCCGGGCGGCGAAGGACGCGGGTTTGCAGAGCGTGGCCGTGTACGCCGAGCCGGATCGCGACGCGCCGCACGTGCGCCTCGCCGACGAGGCGTTCGCCCTCGGCGGGCACACCGCCGCCGAGAGCTACCTCGCGATCGACAAGATCCTCGACGCCGCCAAGCGCTCCGGCGCCGACTCGATCCACCCCGGCTACGGCTTCCTCTCCGAGAACGCCGAGTTCGCCCAGTCCGTCCTCGACGCGGGCCTGACCTGGATCGGGCCGAGCCCGCAGTCCATCCGCGACCTCGGCGACAAGGTGACCGCGCGGCACATCGCGATGCGCGCCGGCGCGCCGCTGGTGCCCGGCACCAAGGAGCCGGTGAAGGACGCGAGCGAGATCATCGCGTTCGCCGACGAGCACGGCCTGCCGGTCGCGATCAAGGCGGCGTTCGGCGGCGGCGGCCGCGGCCTGAAGGTCGCCCGCACCCGCGAGGAAATCCCCGAGCTGTTCGAATCCGCGACGCGCGAGGCAGTGGCCGCGTTCGGCCGCGGCGAGTGCTTCGTGGAGCGCTACCTGGACAAGCCGCGCCACGTCGAGGCTCAGGTGCTGGCCGACCAGCACGGCAACGCGATCGTCGTCGGCACTCGCGACTGCTCGCTGCAGCGCCGCCACCAGAAGCTCGTCGAAGAGGCCCCGGCCCCGTTCCTGAGCGACGACCAGCGCGCCCGGATCCACGAGTCCGCCAAGGCCATCTGCAAAGAAGCCGGCTATTACGGCGCGGGCACCGTCGAGTACCTGGTCGCGGTCGACGGCACCATCTCCTTCTTGGAGGTGAACACCCGGCTGCAGGTCGAGCACCCGGTGTCCGAGGAGACCACCGGCATCGACCTGGTCCGCGAGATGTTCCGGATCGCCCGCGGCGAGAAGCTCCGGATCACCGAGGACCCGGTGCCGCGCGGCCACTCGATCGAGTTCCGGATCAACGGCGAGGACGCCGGCCGCGGCTTCCTGCCCGCGCCGGGCACGGTCACCAAGTTCGTCGCGCCGTCCGGGCCGGGCGTGCGCGTCGACTCGGGCGTCGAGTCCGGCAGCGTGATCGGCGGCCAGTTCGACTCGATGCTCGCCAAGCTCATCGTCACCGGTTCGGACCGGCAGAACGCGCTCGAGCGCAGCCGTCGCGCGCTGGCCGAGTTCGAAGTCGAGGGCATGGCGACAGTGCTGCCGTTCGACCGGGTCATCGTGGACGACCCGGCGTTCATCGGCGACGAGAACGGATTCAGCGTGCACACCCGCTGGATCGAGACTGAGTTCGACAACCGGATCGAGCCGTTCACCGCCCCGGACGTCGAGGCCGAAGAAGAGACGCCGCGGCAGAACGTGGTGGTCGAGGTCGGCGGGCGCCGGCTCGAAGTCTCGCTGCCCGGCGGGCTCGCGCTCGGCGGTGGCGCCGCGGCGGCCGCGACGAAGGCCAAGCCGCGCAAGCGCGCCGGCGGCGCGAAGGCCGCGGTGAGCGGCGACGCGGTCACCGCGCCGATGCAGGGCACCATCGTGAAGATCGCGGTCGAGGAAGGCCAGCACGTCGAAGCGGGCGAGCTGATCATGGTGCTCGAGGCGATGAAGATGGAAAACCCGGTCACCGCGCACAAAGCAGGCACCGTCACCGGGCTTTCGGTCGAGGTCGGGGCCGCGGTCACGCAGGGAACGCAACTGTTGGAACTCAAGGACTGA
- a CDS encoding DUF1707 SHOCT-like domain-containing protein, whose translation MTEVPSPQLRISDQERESALSALGEHMTAGRIDIDEFGERSAKITAAKTRGEVSELFADLPGPHPVFGPGEPAAAPSVAPVPPAAPMPPVPQPAADGSVAQPQQWSPAQRTLSALIPVAFIVAIVLIATGTAGWPVIFAPIGLTMVGRALWGRDFERQHDQRHRDRHELHRERRDAMRELRDEHRRNRRLGR comes from the coding sequence GTGACTGAGGTTCCGTCTCCGCAGCTGCGGATCAGCGACCAGGAGCGAGAGTCCGCGCTGAGTGCGCTCGGTGAGCACATGACGGCGGGACGGATCGACATCGACGAGTTCGGCGAGCGCTCCGCCAAAATCACCGCGGCGAAGACCCGTGGCGAAGTCAGCGAGCTGTTCGCCGATCTGCCCGGGCCGCACCCGGTGTTCGGCCCTGGCGAACCAGCCGCGGCCCCGTCCGTCGCGCCGGTGCCGCCAGCGGCGCCGATGCCGCCGGTGCCGCAGCCGGCGGCGGACGGCTCGGTGGCGCAGCCGCAGCAGTGGTCGCCGGCGCAACGCACTCTGTCTGCGCTCATCCCGGTGGCGTTCATCGTCGCGATCGTCCTGATCGCCACCGGAACGGCGGGCTGGCCAGTGATCTTCGCGCCGATCGGGCTCACCATGGTCGGCCGCGCGTTGTGGGGCCGCGATTTCGAACGGCAGCATGATCAGCGCCACCGCGACCGGCACGAGCTGCACCGCGAGCGCCGCGACGCGATGCGGGAACTGCGCGACGAGCACCGGCGCAACCGCCGGCTTGGCCGCTGA
- a CDS encoding DUF1707 SHOCT-like domain-containing protein, whose protein sequence is MADLRLSDAERQDALDVLSEHVRTGRLDIDEYGSRSAKVTSAKLVSELVPLFEDLPSPRPSALLATARPATPVQQQETGGLGAFVMRYSVPLSIALAIAILVVTRGRVLFIFALPLLVILFSSWRRR, encoded by the coding sequence ATGGCTGATCTCCGGTTGAGCGACGCCGAGCGCCAGGACGCGCTCGACGTCCTCTCCGAGCACGTCCGCACCGGGCGGCTGGACATCGACGAGTACGGCAGCCGGTCGGCGAAGGTCACCTCCGCCAAGCTGGTCAGCGAACTGGTCCCGCTCTTCGAAGACCTGCCGTCCCCGCGGCCGAGCGCGCTGCTCGCGACGGCGCGGCCCGCGACGCCGGTGCAGCAGCAAGAAACCGGCGGCCTGGGCGCGTTCGTGATGCGCTACTCGGTGCCGCTCTCCATCGCGCTGGCGATCGCCATTCTCGTGGTGACCCGCGGCCGGGTGCTGTTCATCTTCGCGCTGCCGCTGCTAGTGATCTTGTTCAGCAGCTGGCGGCGACGCTGA